The genomic window AACATTGTTTATAATATCCCACTATCTGAGATTGTTTTTGACTTCTTTGATAAATTAAAATCAGGGACAAAAGGCTATGCGTCACTTGATTACGAGTTAATTGGCTACCGCACAAGTAACCTAGTTAAAATGGATATCTTACTTAATGCTGAAAAAGTCGATGCATTGAGCTTTATCGTGCATAAAGACTTTGCGTACGAACGTGGGAAAGCCATCGTTGAAAAACTACGTAAATTAATTCCAAGACAACAATTTGAGGTGCCTATCCAAGCTGCAATTGGTGCGAAGATTGTTTCTCGTACCGATATTAAAGCTTTACGTAAAAACGTATTGGCAAAATGTTACGGTGGGGACGTCTCTCGTAAACGTAAATTACTGGAAAAACAAAAAGAAGGTAAGAAACGTATGAAACAAATCGGATCAGTCGAAGTACCACAAGAAGCCTTCATGGCCGTTCTTAAAATGGACGATGATGAGCCGAAGAAGAAATAGTAAACTTAAAAAAACCAGAAAGATATAAATTCTTTTTGGTTTTTTTTATATATAAACTCTTTTCCATTGATAAAATATCTCTATAGTGATATATTTGTATCATTAAGAGATAAATATATCACATTAGGAGGAGAAAGAAATGAAGAAAGAACTAACAAATAAAAGTTGGTTAATTGGTTTTTTAGGCTGTATAGGTGTATTAGGGGTTAAGGGAGAACCAAATTTTTTACTGTTCTTTTCATTTTTTGCAGGGTTTCAATATATTTGGCTATACAAATTAGGGACAATTTATGATGAAAGACTGATTGAGAATAAAAACAAAGCAGCAGTGATTGCTCTAAAAATAGCTTTAATCTTTGGATTAATTTCGAATTTAGCGATTAGTTTTTTATTTACTGAATACGAAATTCTATATAGATGGACTCTTGGAATCTTTTCATTAACCGTTGCTATTGGTCTAAATAGCTGGGCTTATCTCACTTATAAGTATGATAAGGAGGACTAATGATGGCATCTTTTAAGTCACATGTGAAAAAATACCGCTTATTAAAAGACATGACACAAGATGAGTTAGCAACGGCTGTAGGTATACGCCGAGAAACAATTGGTAGGCTAGAGAAAGCAAAGTACAATCCATCTCTTGAACTGGCTGTTAAAATTTCCAGAGTATTAGACGTCCCGATAGAGGAATTATTTGTATTTGATTTATAAATTAAAAAAGCATCTCTTTCGTAATTATTATGAAAGAGATGCTTTATTT from Vagococcus martis includes these protein-coding regions:
- a CDS encoding DUF3796 domain-containing protein; protein product: MKKELTNKSWLIGFLGCIGVLGVKGEPNFLLFFSFFAGFQYIWLYKLGTIYDERLIENKNKAAVIALKIALIFGLISNLAISFLFTEYEILYRWTLGIFSLTVAIGLNSWAYLTYKYDKED
- a CDS encoding helix-turn-helix transcriptional regulator gives rise to the protein MASFKSHVKKYRLLKDMTQDELATAVGIRRETIGRLEKAKYNPSLELAVKISRVLDVPIEELFVFDL